A single window of Dendropsophus ebraccatus isolate aDenEbr1 chromosome 5, aDenEbr1.pat, whole genome shotgun sequence DNA harbors:
- the LOC138793555 gene encoding protein lifeguard 2-like produces MTQGKVTVNNKPPENGGGNTAMQSNTVAPSAPPSYEEATAGDGKKAGFINTSPTVTPYPNWTQQDIGGSPGYGSAAYSGDTEMLTSMSWEDERVRRSFIRKVYSILSLQLLVTVAVVAVFTFSDPVKEYVQANPGWYWASYAVFFTTYLVLACCTGPRRYFPWNLILLTIFTLSMAYVTAMLSSYYNTKSVILCLGITALVCLAVTLFSFQTKFDFTSCQGVLFTLVMVLLFSGLFLVILIPFQYVPWLHAIYAVLGAIVFTLFLAFDTQMLMGNRRYTLSPEEYIFGALNIYLDIIYIFSFFLQLFGTSHE; encoded by the exons ATGACCCAGGGAAAG GTCACAGTCAATAACAAGCCCCCGGAAAATGGCGGCGGTAATACAGCCATGCAGTCAAATACTGTGGCTCCCTCAGCACCTCCTTCCTATGAGGAAGCAACAGCAGGAGATGGGAAGAAGGCTGGTTTTATTAACACATCACCGACTGTGACCCCATATCCCAACtggacacagcaggacatag GCGGCAGCCCTGGCTACGGCAGTGCAGCCTATTCTGGAGACACCGAGATGCTGACCTCAATGAGCTGGGAGGATGAAAGAGTACGTCGGTCATTTATCAGGAAG GTGTATTCAATCCTTTCCTTACAGCTGCTGGTTACTGTGGCAGTTGTGGCTGTTTTTACCTTCAG TGATCCAGTGAAGGAATATGTTCAAGCAAACCCTGGATGGTACTGGGCTTCCTA tgctgtattctttaccaCTTATCTGGTTCTTGCCTGCTGCACCGGACCAAG GAGGTACTTCCCATGGAACCTGATTCTCCTCACTATCTTT ACTCTTTCCATGGCATACGTTACAGCGATGTTATCCAG CTATTATAACACCAAGTCTGTGATCCTTTGTCTTGGAATTACCGCTCTTGTCTGCCTTGCTGTGACTTTATTCAGCTTCCAAACTAAG TTCGACTTCACCTCTTGCCAAGGCGTCCTCTTTACACTGGTCATGGTACTTCTATTCAGTGGACTCTTCCTTGTCATCTTAATTCCATTCCAATAT GTGCCATGGCTGCATGCGATTTATGCTGTTCTTGGGGCCATAGTGTTTACCCTG TTTTTAGCATTTGACACTCAGATGTTGATGGGAAATCGACGCTACACGCTCAGTCCTGAAGAGTACATATTTGGAGCCCTCAACATCTACCTGGACATCATCTACATCTTTTCATTCTTCCTCCAGTTGTTCGGCACTAGCCACGAGTAA
- the BCDIN3D gene encoding RNA 5'-monophosphate methyltransferase, with product MDDSEPEYRQEPGAAQYGNFPNYYSFHPPETRISLLPPGLLLELLRRHGGVQETLLALDVGCNTGELSLALYNHLVQPEGCVVTKTNVHFMCCDIDPDLITRAQAANPFPDDITFSALDITDASSSGTLYNFLDRFGQSSFHIGFCMSITMWIHLNHGDNGLVEFLNRLKTLCDYLLIEPQPWKCYRSAARRLRKLGRQDFDHFHTLSICGDMEKEITKIMIKDGSSELIHRFGKTSWDRSLLLFKIRKTSDLSV from the exons ATGGATGATTCCGAGCCCGAGTACCGGCAAGAACCGGGAGCCGCTCAGTATGGAAACTTTCCGAATTACTACAGCTTCCATCCGCCCGAAACCCGCATAAGCCTCCTGCCCCCGGGACTGCTGCTGGAGCTTCTGCGGAGACATGGCGGGGTGCAGGAGACGCTGCTGGCGCTGGATGTGGGCTGTAACACGGGG GAATTGAGTTTGGCGCTTTATAACCATCTCGTGCAGCCAGAGGGATGTGTAGTAACAAAGACAAATGTCCATTTCATGTGCTGTGACATTGACCCTGACCTGATCACTAGAGCCCAGGCTGCGAACCCTTtccctgatgacatcacattCTCTGCTCTGGACATTACAGACGCGTCATCGTCGGGAACCTTGTACAATTTCCTTGACAGATTTGGCCAGTCCTCCTTTCATATTGGATTCTGTATGTCCATAACAATGTGGATTCACTTAAATCATGGTGACAATGGGCTGGTGGAGTTTCTTAATAGGTTAAAAACACTCTGTGACTATTTACTGATTGAGCCTCAGCCTTGGAAGTGTTATCGGTCAGCGGCCCGGCGGCTGCGTAAGCTCGGCAGACAGGACTTTGATCATTTCCATACTCTATCCATCTGTGGGGACATGGAAAAGGAAATAACAAAGATCATGATCAAAGATGGCAGCTCAGAGCTTATTCACCGGTTTGGGAAAACAAGCTGGGACAGAAGTCTTTTGCTTTTTAAAATTAGAAAAACCTCAGACCTTTCTGTATAG